The DNA region CAAACCTGTGAGTTTTGTTTCCGGTGATTTTTTTCAAGTTTTGCCATTGGAAGAAGATCGAACTTTGATTTTGATGGGCGATATTGAAGGTCACGGTGTCACTTCTGGTCTCATTGCCATTCTTATGACAGCCATTCATAAAGAACTCACACGAACAACAACCATTGCACCTTCTGAGTTACTTTCTCGTTTGAATCGAGAGCTTTGTACTGAAATCGGTACACATAGTATGACAGCCATTAGTATCATTGTTGATCATTCTAAGAAAAAAATTACTTACGCTAGGGGAGGTCATCCTTTTCCTTTAGTTTTTCAAAAAGGAAACCGTGCTCCCTTAATTTTACAAGACCAGTCAGGCCAAATTTTAGGAATTTTGAAAGAAATGGAATTTGCTGAAAATGAAGTTTCTGTGGAACCAGGAGACATACTATTTTTGTATTCGGATGGACTACTTGCTTCGAGCACTCATCCTTTGGTTCAAACGTTAATCCAACTTCCAGGTGGTGAAAACCGGATTGAAAGTATGAAAACAGAAATTACAAACTATATTCAATATTTAGAAACATCTTCTAAAGCATCGGATGACATATCTTATTTGCTTCTAGAGATTTAATATATTCGATATTTGTTTTTGTAGCTTCTTTTAAAAATAAACCGAGTGAATCTTTGGATTTGAAACTTCCATCTTCGAATCCTTTTTTCCAATCGACTCTGTGTAGTTTCATTTTTCGAATGATCTCTTGTTTTTCTGGGAAATCACAAAGTTTATTTGTAATCACTTCGCCTTTATAAAATAAAAAATCTCCTTTTGCAAAAAACTTTTTATCCTCTTTGGGAAGATTGTTTATGTATGTTTTGTTTTCAGTCACATAACTTTGAATTGTCTGTTTTGTGGTTTCCCAAAGTTGTTCCCTGTTTGGGTTTGGTTGGTTTAAGGTGAATCCGGAAAAAATTACAATGGTAGTTCCAAATAAAAAATTTGGAATCCATTCAATAGATATTTCCTTTGACTCGATCCAAAACTGATGGGCAAGGAATGTAATGGGTAACCAATAAAATCCCATCAAATCCCAATCCGCAGGGAAACCCAATTGAGGATTGTGGAAAAATCCATGTAGAAAAAATGCTAGGATGGAAACTAAAATTACCTTTGTTTCTGGCCTCTTTACAAAAACCTTCCATTCATTTTTAGAAAAGAAAAACTGATATAGTAAAAATAACGTAGCGATCGAAGCATTCCAATACAAAACAGATAGAATTTCTTTCAAATGATTGGAAGATAACAATCGGTTTTTGGGATAAAAAGGCGGATGGATTAAATGTGTACTATTTCTATCAATCGAAGGATCGTGGAAAAAAAGAAAGTAACTGAACCAAGGCAGGAGGATTCCAAAACCTATCAGCCCACAAATGAATAAATGTTTTAATTTCTTTTCTTTTGGTGAATGAAAATACCATAAATAAATTAATAAAAGAACCAAATATCCGGATACCAAATGGAATAACATGGAAAGGGCAACGAGAGCAGTCGATCCGTATAACAAAAGGTCGGTGTCATTTGGGTTTTTTACATATTTAGAAACAAAAATATAAAGTAATAAATGGCAACCAGTGACCAATGTATAGTTTTCGGCATATCCAAATGTGAGTAATATTCCACCTGATGCAAGTAAGACGAGAATGGAAAAAGAGTTGGATTTGTTTTTTTCTTTTGCAGTCCAGAGAAAACCAAAAATCATTCCGATCCCCGCGAGTTGGGATAAAAATGTATAAGAAATTCTTGGGTCATCGGAAAAACCCAAATAGGATAGAAAATTGGAAACTTGACTATGAAGGATTGTTTCCCAAATTTCATCCAATGTGAACTGAAAGCCAAAAAGTTTGGTTTCTAAAAGGTTGGTTTCAAGAAGGAGAAGGCCATCACCCCAATCCATATTCCGAATGGGAAATAAAACCAAAAAAATAAAAAATACAAAACCAATGATCCAATTGGAGGGAATGTGTTTTTTTAATTTTTCCGCCAAATGACTGTTTTTCGATATCCCCATTAAAAAAATGGATTGGACTAAAATGAAAAAAATAGATAAAGAAATGTATGTAATCCTTTCGCCCGGGAAAAACCAAAGTTTTGTAGGCAAAAATTGAGCTCCCAGTAGGAAAATATAAGAAAGGTATAAGAAGGTTATTTTCATGG from Leptospira noumeaensis includes:
- a CDS encoding SpoIIE family protein phosphatase, producing MSEHSFKPEILIIDDDTEICETLELIINGLGYFVRYFTNPLQGLEYFEGERNPIVFLDVNMPQTTGLDLLPKIKAHDSKTQVLMMTGEHDIQTVVSSLYHRASDFILKPFHTKSIEAAISRAFEYYNFLKDKESMDESIKRDLRLAAKIQTRTMNLPQNLGHKIFSEIKPVSFVSGDFFQVLPLEEDRTLILMGDIEGHGVTSGLIAILMTAIHKELTRTTTIAPSELLSRLNRELCTEIGTHSMTAISIIVDHSKKKITYARGGHPFPLVFQKGNRAPLILQDQSGQILGILKEMEFAENEVSVEPGDILFLYSDGLLASSTHPLVQTLIQLPGGENRIESMKTEITNYIQYLETSSKASDDISYLLLEI
- a CDS encoding dolichyl-phosphate-mannose--protein mannosyltransferase, which codes for MKITFLYLSYIFLLGAQFLPTKLWFFPGERITYISLSIFFILVQSIFLMGISKNSHLAEKLKKHIPSNWIIGFVFFIFLVLFPIRNMDWGDGLLLLETNLLETKLFGFQFTLDEIWETILHSQVSNFLSYLGFSDDPRISYTFLSQLAGIGMIFGFLWTAKEKNKSNSFSILVLLASGGILLTFGYAENYTLVTGCHLLLYIFVSKYVKNPNDTDLLLYGSTALVALSMLFHLVSGYLVLLLIYLWYFHSPKEKKLKHLFICGLIGFGILLPWFSYFLFFHDPSIDRNSTHLIHPPFYPKNRLLSSNHLKEILSVLYWNASIATLFLLYQFFFSKNEWKVFVKRPETKVILVSILAFFLHGFFHNPQLGFPADWDLMGFYWLPITFLAHQFWIESKEISIEWIPNFLFGTTIVIFSGFTLNQPNPNREQLWETTKQTIQSYVTENKTYINNLPKEDKKFFAKGDFLFYKGEVITNKLCDFPEKQEIIRKMKLHRVDWKKGFEDGSFKSKDSLGLFLKEATKTNIEYIKSLEANKICHPML